Proteins found in one Candidatus Micrarchaeota archaeon genomic segment:
- a CDS encoding isopentenyl phosphate kinase family protein, whose product METVIVKLGGSVITDKNRYKQPNRRMISYLARVISEFYGKKKMILVHGAGSYGHMPVVKYGIDKGVKTDKHRLGFAETHRSVSELSNIVTSELIRRKVPAISIPPLVIFRLRNNRITKCFDEPLIRILKEGYLPVLYGDMVIDTRLGGSVLSGDQITTYLAKTMKAKKAIFVSDVRGVLDGQNKVIPVIHRGNIKELKRYIKDSGNIDVTGGMLGKVTEILRSGVHAVITDPRGLRNALEGKEKVGTTILPSR is encoded by the coding sequence ATGGAAACGGTAATCGTAAAGTTGGGCGGAAGCGTAATAACCGATAAAAACAGGTACAAACAACCGAACAGAAGAATGATATCCTACCTGGCCAGAGTCATATCCGAATTTTACGGGAAGAAAAAGATGATACTGGTCCACGGTGCAGGTTCGTACGGTCATATGCCGGTTGTCAAGTACGGCATCGATAAAGGGGTCAAAACGGACAAGCATAGGTTGGGGTTTGCGGAGACGCATCGGTCAGTATCCGAACTGTCCAACATAGTGACCTCAGAACTGATTAGAAGGAAGGTGCCTGCCATTTCGATCCCGCCACTCGTAATCTTCAGACTGCGTAACAACAGGATAACGAAATGTTTCGACGAACCGTTGATACGGATTTTGAAAGAAGGTTATCTACCCGTTCTTTACGGTGATATGGTCATAGATACAAGGTTGGGCGGTTCTGTGTTGTCTGGGGATCAGATAACAACTTACCTGGCTAAAACCATGAAAGCAAAAAAAGCAATATTCGTATCCGACGTCAGAGGAGTGTTAGACGGTCAAAACAAGGTTATACCGGTCATACATCGAGGGAATATCAAAGAGTTGAAAAGATACATTAAAGATTCTGGAAACATAGATGTAACCGGTGGCATGCTGGGTAAAGTGACCGAGATTTTAAGGTCTGGTGTACACGCAGTAATAACCGATCCCAGAGGATTGCGGAACGCTCTCGAAGGAAAGGAAAAGGTAGGAACGACGATCCTACCGTCTCGATAA
- a CDS encoding UbiX family flavin prenyltransferase yields the protein MKILLCITGASGVIYGKRLYERMDTLSEKFGLDVKVVVSSSAEKIAEYEGVELPESDYSEDDITAPVASGSNPPDVMIVAPCSIKTLGKIANGISDNLITRAAEVCLKERKKLVLVVRETPLSYIAIENMRKVTLAGGIILPASPGFYHNPKTVDDLIDYVVDKVLFISGMDYKSRIRWEGDTQ from the coding sequence ATGAAGATACTTCTTTGTATTACCGGTGCATCAGGTGTTATCTACGGGAAACGGTTGTACGAACGAATGGATACGTTGAGCGAGAAATTCGGGTTGGATGTTAAGGTGGTTGTCAGTTCATCGGCCGAAAAGATTGCTGAATATGAAGGGGTAGAACTACCTGAAAGTGATTATTCCGAAGACGATATTACTGCACCGGTTGCATCGGGTAGTAATCCGCCAGATGTTATGATCGTGGCACCATGCAGCATCAAAACGCTCGGTAAGATAGCGAACGGTATATCAGATAACTTGATAACCCGTGCCGCAGAAGTGTGTCTGAAAGAACGTAAAAAACTGGTCCTTGTAGTCCGTGAAACACCGTTATCTTACATCGCCATAGAAAACATGAGGAAGGTAACACTTGCCGGCGGCATCATACTGCCTGCATCACCCGGTTTCTATCATAACCCGAAAACCGTAGATGATTTGATAGATTACGTAGTTGATAAGGTTTTGTTTATCTCCGGGATGGATTACAAATCCCGGATAAGATGGGAGGGAGATACGCAATGA
- a CDS encoding UbiD family decarboxylase — translation MKSLREFIARLEKEDRIIRLSKPVSKELEMASVFKALEKKGLPIIAEDKDSGRRVICNVYGSKKLVADALECRPEELVLRLKKAVDNPSEPEVVGRNEAPVLEIEESPNLRGLPIPLHTRMDGGPYLTSAVVFAKDPEYGQNASFHRMMVIDEDKVVIRMLPRHLHTFMERAEENGKNLKIAFAVGLPINVLLAAATSVELGVDEMRIANSLSPVKLVEIDYGIRIPADAEYVYVGEITGEMHEEGPFIDLTGTLDIVRKQRVVRIEKIYHRKDPLHHVLLPGGSEHKILMGMPREPTIWKSVEEAGITVKGVNITPGGCSWLHGVVAIEKKRSDDGKRAIEAAFKGHKSMKHVVVVDDDIDIFDPNDVEWAIATRFQANKDLYLFENVKGSSLDPSADPVTRMTTKMGLDCTKPIDPSKKRFERVRYADIDPDIYL, via the coding sequence ATGAAATCTTTGAGAGAGTTTATCGCACGTCTTGAGAAGGAAGACAGAATAATAAGATTGAGTAAACCCGTGTCCAAGGAGCTTGAGATGGCAAGCGTGTTCAAAGCGCTTGAGAAGAAAGGGTTACCCATCATCGCAGAGGATAAGGATTCGGGTAGACGGGTAATCTGCAACGTATACGGAAGCAAGAAACTTGTTGCCGACGCGTTGGAATGTCGTCCAGAGGAATTGGTATTACGTCTGAAGAAGGCCGTAGACAACCCTTCCGAACCCGAGGTTGTAGGTCGTAACGAAGCACCAGTACTGGAAATTGAAGAATCCCCTAACCTTCGCGGATTACCGATACCTCTGCATACAAGGATGGACGGCGGCCCCTATCTAACATCCGCGGTAGTGTTTGCAAAGGATCCTGAGTACGGTCAGAATGCCTCTTTTCATAGGATGATGGTGATAGATGAGGATAAGGTAGTGATCCGTATGTTGCCCAGACATCTTCATACGTTCATGGAACGTGCTGAAGAGAACGGTAAAAATCTTAAAATAGCGTTTGCTGTCGGATTACCGATTAACGTTCTTTTGGCCGCTGCCACTTCTGTAGAACTTGGTGTGGATGAGATGCGTATCGCTAATTCCCTATCACCGGTCAAACTTGTCGAGATCGATTACGGGATAAGGATTCCCGCCGATGCGGAGTACGTTTATGTCGGTGAAATCACCGGAGAGATGCATGAGGAAGGTCCGTTTATCGACCTGACCGGAACATTGGATATCGTTAGAAAACAACGGGTTGTCCGGATCGAAAAGATATACCATCGGAAAGACCCATTACATCATGTACTACTACCGGGTGGTTCGGAGCACAAGATACTGATGGGTATGCCGAGGGAACCTACGATATGGAAAAGCGTCGAGGAAGCGGGAATAACCGTTAAAGGAGTGAACATAACCCCTGGCGGATGTTCATGGTTGCACGGAGTGGTTGCAATAGAGAAGAAGAGGTCTGATGACGGTAAACGCGCGATAGAAGCAGCATTCAAGGGTCATAAGAGCATGAAACACGTTGTAGTGGTTGACGATGACATAGACATATTCGACCCGAACGATGTGGAATGGGCGATCGCTACACGATTCCAGGCAAATAAGGACCTCTACTTGTTCGAGAATGTCAAGGGGTCATCTCTCGACCCGAGCGCAGACCCGGTAACGCGGATGACTACTAAGATGGGACTGGATTGCACTAAACCGATCGATCCATCCAAGAAAAGATTTGAGAGGGTCAGGTACGCGGATATCGATCCGGACATTTATTTATGA
- a CDS encoding aconitase X catalytic domain-containing protein produces the protein MYLDNEEEKMLDGEFGPAVQKAMEILVALGKIYGAERMIRVESVQVAGVSYKTMGDAGLEFIEEFAEMGAKVRVPTFINPAGMDRIRWREMGVPEEFAEKQIRLMDAYESMGINPTYTCAPYHIGIRPKLGEHVAWSESNAVSFANSVLGARTNREGGPSALAAAITGRTPEYGLHLDENRAATVLVKVNADVSTRFMYGALGALVGKMVKGKIPAFEGLKTPDEIKMKYLGAAMAASGSVALYYVKGGTPEWKLDEDYETVEINGDMISETIETMNSIDNPEVITIGCPHASLEEIEEIAGLMEDGRMKKVWVFTARAIFEKAREKGLIKKIEDAGGKVFADTCMVVAPLYEIGIRRTGVDSGKAAKYLPSFNKQKIKYGSVEELLEG, from the coding sequence ATGTATCTTGATAACGAAGAAGAAAAGATGCTCGACGGAGAGTTCGGTCCTGCGGTTCAGAAAGCGATGGAGATACTGGTTGCGTTGGGTAAGATTTACGGTGCAGAAAGGATGATACGTGTAGAAAGTGTACAGGTGGCAGGTGTCAGTTACAAAACAATGGGTGATGCGGGGCTGGAATTTATCGAAGAGTTCGCAGAGATGGGTGCCAAGGTCAGGGTACCGACGTTCATTAATCCTGCAGGTATGGACAGAATAAGATGGAGGGAGATGGGTGTTCCCGAAGAGTTTGCAGAGAAACAGATCAGATTGATGGATGCCTACGAATCGATGGGTATCAATCCCACCTACACCTGCGCACCCTATCATATCGGGATAAGGCCGAAACTCGGCGAACACGTCGCATGGTCAGAATCCAACGCGGTATCTTTTGCCAATTCAGTTCTTGGTGCACGGACAAACAGGGAAGGCGGACCTTCCGCGCTCGCTGCCGCTATAACAGGTAGGACGCCTGAATACGGGTTACATCTCGATGAGAATCGGGCCGCTACGGTGCTGGTCAAAGTTAATGCAGACGTTTCGACACGTTTCATGTACGGTGCGTTGGGAGCACTGGTCGGTAAAATGGTGAAAGGCAAAATTCCTGCGTTTGAAGGATTGAAAACACCCGACGAAATCAAGATGAAATATCTGGGTGCGGCAATGGCTGCGTCCGGTAGCGTGGCGTTGTACTATGTCAAGGGAGGGACACCGGAATGGAAACTTGATGAGGATTACGAGACGGTTGAGATCAACGGGGACATGATCAGTGAAACTATCGAAACTATGAACAGTATAGATAACCCAGAGGTAATTACGATAGGTTGCCCACACGCATCTTTGGAAGAGATCGAGGAAATTGCCGGTCTGATGGAAGACGGTAGAATGAAAAAGGTTTGGGTGTTTACTGCACGTGCAATCTTTGAAAAGGCAAGAGAAAAGGGATTGATTAAGAAGATTGAAGATGCCGGGGGTAAGGTGTTTGCCGACACATGCATGGTTGTAGCACCGTTGTACGAGATAGGAATCCGTAGGACCGGAGTAGATTCAGGCAAAGCCGCTAAATACCTTCCTTCTTTCAATAAACAAAAGATAAAATACGGCTCGGTAGAGGAACTATTGGAAGGGTGA
- a CDS encoding DUF126 domain-containing protein: MIIKGRGISKGVGRGEVLITKDPISFLGGVDPETGEIIDKENEKFGCSIAGKVLVFPRGKGSTVGSYVMLQLKKNGVAPVAIINEECETIVAVGAIISDIPLIDHLEKDPFKILKDGIVVKVDGGLGILEI, from the coding sequence ATGATAATAAAAGGGAGAGGTATCTCAAAAGGTGTTGGTAGGGGTGAGGTGCTGATAACCAAAGACCCCATATCCTTTTTGGGAGGTGTGGATCCCGAGACCGGAGAAATCATAGACAAAGAAAACGAGAAGTTCGGATGTTCTATTGCGGGTAAGGTCCTGGTTTTTCCAAGGGGAAAGGGGTCAACAGTCGGTTCCTATGTGATGTTACAATTGAAGAAGAACGGTGTTGCACCTGTCGCTATAATCAATGAGGAATGCGAAACTATCGTGGCTGTGGGCGCTATTATATCTGATATACCTTTGATAGACCATCTTGAGAAAGATCCGTTTAAGATACTAAAAGACGGTATAGTTGTAAAAGTAGACGGCGGTCTTGGAATATTGGAGATATAG
- a CDS encoding HD domain-containing protein produces MLLLPNVRTGKKKARRFERFYNNAFYKWFADEYKDVHLDFETVLHSERVSWLSALMMDRVIEENLKKGNKLNERDIVFWRSVTLTSGLLHDIGKVTFPERVFRYSETLSSEEWDIIVRHPSVGASIIFEITPKEWRDEEYVQEVIRAVLAHHERWDGFLFDPNRIELRGGYPLGLRGNSIPVVARIIKVVDCYDAATTRKDSVRPDVSLKYILERSGTEYDPEIVDIFKDVYSTKIRPVLRDVIYQDIWTYLA; encoded by the coding sequence ATGTTACTACTGCCGAATGTCAGAACCGGTAAGAAAAAAGCGAGACGGTTCGAACGGTTTTATAACAATGCGTTCTATAAATGGTTTGCTGACGAATATAAGGACGTTCATCTGGATTTTGAAACGGTTTTGCATTCTGAACGTGTCTCCTGGCTCAGTGCTTTGATGATGGACCGTGTGATAGAAGAAAATTTAAAGAAGGGTAACAAACTGAATGAGAGGGATATCGTATTCTGGAGGAGCGTAACGCTGACGAGCGGATTGCTTCACGACATCGGAAAGGTAACGTTCCCGGAAAGAGTATTCCGATACTCCGAAACCCTTAGCAGTGAGGAATGGGATATAATTGTCCGTCATCCGTCTGTTGGCGCGAGCATAATCTTTGAAATCACACCTAAAGAGTGGAGGGATGAAGAGTACGTGCAAGAGGTTATCAGAGCAGTTCTCGCACATCATGAAAGATGGGACGGTTTTCTTTTCGACCCGAACAGAATCGAATTACGGGGCGGGTATCCATTGGGTCTGCGAGGTAACAGTATACCTGTTGTCGCACGCATTATCAAAGTAGTCGACTGTTACGACGCAGCCACGACCAGAAAAGATAGCGTGCGACCGGACGTGTCGTTAAAGTATATACTCGAACGAAGTGGTACCGAATATGATCCTGAGATTGTAGACATATTCAAAGATGTGTATTCGACAAAGATTCGGCCAGTGCTCAGAGATGTCATTTATCAGGATATATGGACATATCTGGCCTGA
- the psmA gene encoding archaeal proteasome endopeptidase complex subunit alpha, with protein MYPVSPQAYDRAITVFSPDGRLFQVEYAKEAVKRGATAIGITYKDGVALVSHKIIQSPLVVPESMKKIFEIDTHIYTTASGLIADARRLIDYARSIASSHRMTYDEPPSVIKIAREVSDTLQVYTQYGGIRPFGVSLLIAGVDKEPELYEVEPSGALTGYTAAAIGRGKKVAEELLEKKYKKGMDRDEAILLAVKALKKSEESALTHESVEIAYTGENGKDFVMLTGKEVERFIKKV; from the coding sequence ATGTATCCTGTTTCTCCACAGGCGTACGATAGAGCGATTACGGTATTCAGCCCGGACGGACGGTTGTTTCAGGTCGAATACGCAAAGGAAGCTGTAAAACGTGGTGCTACAGCAATCGGAATAACCTACAAGGATGGCGTGGCTCTTGTTTCGCATAAGATTATTCAATCACCGTTGGTTGTACCTGAGTCGATGAAGAAGATCTTTGAAATCGATACCCATATTTATACGACTGCCAGCGGTCTTATCGCAGATGCCCGTCGTCTCATCGATTATGCTCGGTCTATCGCATCGTCTCATCGTATGACTTACGATGAACCGCCCTCTGTGATAAAGATAGCCCGGGAGGTCAGTGATACTCTTCAGGTTTATACCCAGTACGGAGGAATTCGACCGTTCGGTGTATCTCTGTTGATAGCAGGTGTTGATAAAGAGCCGGAGCTTTACGAAGTGGAACCGAGCGGTGCATTGACAGGTTATACTGCAGCGGCAATCGGGAGGGGTAAGAAGGTAGCTGAAGAGTTGCTGGAAAAGAAATACAAGAAGGGTATGGACCGTGATGAAGCGATCCTCCTTGCTGTAAAGGCTTTAAAGAAGAGCGAGGAATCTGCGTTGACACACGAATCCGTAGAAATTGCGTATACTGGTGAAAACGGTAAAGATTTTGTTATGCTTACCGGTAAAGAGGTTGAACGTTTTATCAAAAAGGTATAG
- a CDS encoding ribosome assembly factor SBDS produces the protein MGSLDRALIAHLEKDGERFEIYVDPDEAFKYRMGESKDVRRVLVVDEIFRDARKGERHDTETLKKTFNTTDPYKIAEEILSRGDVPFTTEQKKKMAEQKLNKIIDIIVRESIDPRTNAPHPRLRIENAIKKLKVHVDPFKPAEAQVDVVVNKLRTELPITFKRLKIAVRVPPEYAQKMYGVLKEYNIKKEEWSSRGELIVIVEIPAGIQGEFYDVINKRTHGHVETRIIE, from the coding sequence ATGGGCAGTTTAGACAGAGCATTGATAGCGCATCTTGAGAAGGACGGTGAACGGTTTGAAATATACGTTGATCCGGATGAAGCGTTCAAATACCGTATGGGCGAATCCAAAGACGTTAGAAGAGTTTTGGTAGTTGACGAGATATTCCGCGATGCAAGAAAAGGAGAGCGTCACGATACCGAAACATTGAAGAAAACGTTTAACACAACTGATCCGTACAAGATTGCCGAAGAGATTCTCAGCAGAGGTGATGTACCTTTTACCACAGAACAGAAGAAAAAGATGGCTGAACAGAAACTTAACAAGATTATAGATATCATTGTCAGAGAATCAATAGACCCCAGGACAAATGCGCCGCATCCGAGGTTACGCATTGAGAACGCTATCAAGAAACTTAAGGTTCACGTGGACCCGTTCAAACCTGCTGAGGCGCAGGTGGACGTTGTTGTGAATAAACTTCGGACGGAGTTGCCTATAACCTTCAAACGTTTGAAGATAGCTGTGAGGGTACCTCCCGAATATGCGCAGAAGATGTACGGCGTACTTAAAGAATACAATATCAAAAAAGAGGAATGGTCTTCGCGCGGTGAACTCATAGTCATCGTTGAGATACCTGCAGGTATTCAGGGTGAGTTTTACGATGTAATCAACAAACGTACTCACGGTCACGTTGAAACACGAATTATCGAATAG
- a CDS encoding RNA-binding protein has product MGSDVVVPGEKIADKPIKSFYTYVENGKTYSTVVGLFRNGRIIPLNGPYFPEKDDLVVGVISEVKIHGYGVYLATPYDAFIPARDVVRSRFDVGDIIVANVSNVDEVKNITLTNVRKLGLGRLIEVPPVKVPRIIGRNNSMINMIKEKTGCVIIVGRNGLIWISPKGKVSLAVDAIRKVVKEAHIPGLTDRMARFMSHEPEL; this is encoded by the coding sequence ATGGGATCAGATGTTGTTGTACCTGGAGAAAAGATTGCGGATAAACCGATTAAATCGTTTTACACGTACGTGGAGAACGGTAAAACCTATTCAACGGTTGTAGGATTGTTCAGAAACGGTAGAATCATTCCGTTGAACGGACCGTATTTCCCGGAAAAAGATGATCTGGTTGTCGGCGTGATCAGTGAAGTAAAAATACACGGTTACGGAGTGTACCTGGCTACACCGTACGATGCATTCATACCTGCCAGAGACGTGGTACGGAGTAGGTTTGATGTAGGCGATATAATCGTTGCAAATGTTTCAAACGTCGATGAGGTGAAGAACATTACTCTCACCAATGTACGTAAATTGGGGTTGGGCAGACTGATCGAAGTGCCTCCTGTTAAGGTTCCTCGGATCATAGGGAGGAACAATTCCATGATCAACATGATTAAAGAGAAAACGGGATGTGTGATAATCGTTGGCAGGAACGGGTTGATCTGGATATCTCCAAAAGGTAAGGTCTCCTTAGCGGTTGATGCCATACGCAAAGTAGTTAAGGAGGCTCATATTCCAGGATTGACGGATAGAATGGCTCGGTTCATGAGTCATGAGCCGGAACTATAG
- a CDS encoding exosome complex exonuclease Rrp41, which produces MKGGRMEEIDELLVNGKRVDGRRVDELRPLKIKAHVLNSADGSAYVEWGNNKVIAGVFGPTQCLPYHIASPLKAVIRTQYLMAPFSSPEEHGRSGPNRRSIEISKVMREALEHVVMVEKFPRAMIEVYVYVLQADGGTRCAATTAASVALADAGLPMRDMVAAVAVGKVGGEMVLDLNYIEDSKGSADMALAMTHRNKDILLMQMEGILTKEEVMKGVEMAKNAIDKIHELQVKALKDVYGSEIEENLSYMLEM; this is translated from the coding sequence ATGAAAGGTGGTCGTATGGAAGAGATAGATGAATTGTTGGTGAACGGAAAACGCGTAGATGGAAGACGTGTTGACGAACTTCGTCCCTTAAAGATCAAGGCTCACGTGTTGAACAGTGCCGATGGTTCTGCCTATGTTGAATGGGGTAACAATAAAGTGATAGCGGGTGTGTTCGGACCTACACAATGTTTACCTTATCATATTGCGAGTCCGCTCAAAGCCGTGATTCGGACACAGTATCTTATGGCACCGTTTTCGTCACCTGAGGAACACGGACGCAGCGGGCCCAACAGGAGAAGTATAGAGATATCCAAGGTGATGCGGGAAGCGTTGGAGCACGTTGTTATGGTCGAGAAATTTCCGCGCGCTATGATAGAAGTGTATGTGTACGTGCTTCAGGCCGACGGCGGTACTCGGTGTGCTGCAACGACCGCCGCCTCAGTAGCGCTTGCAGATGCCGGATTACCGATGCGCGATATGGTTGCCGCAGTGGCTGTCGGTAAGGTAGGTGGCGAGATGGTTCTCGACCTGAATTATATCGAGGATAGTAAGGGTAGTGCGGACATGGCACTCGCAATGACACACCGTAACAAGGATATTCTCCTTATGCAGATGGAAGGTATACTTACTAAGGAGGAAGTGATGAAAGGTGTGGAAATGGCTAAAAACGCGATCGACAAGATCCACGAGCTTCAGGTTAAAGCATTGAAAGATGTCTATGGGTCGGAAATCGAAGAAAACCTGTCCTACATGTTGGAGATGTGA
- a CDS encoding exosome complex protein Rrp42, with protein MDVLEEVARATVYDLISIKGKRIDGRGFDEYRKISVQTGVVTSAEGSALVHLGNTQVLAAVKFDLAEPFPDRPNEGIMSTSAELLPLASPTFEPGPPDENAIELARVVDRGIRASEIFDLKKFYIEEGKVLGMFIDIYVLDYDGNLVDASGLAAMAALRDAKVPVYEDGALIRDPDKMKPLELSGDVTYVTFARVGDTIIVDPNGEEELGANGRITFGILNGDHVVAVQKSGNARFAIGEIDELIDRAMNHSKHLTESIKNRKIE; from the coding sequence ATGGATGTGTTGGAGGAAGTGGCACGTGCTACTGTTTATGATTTGATTTCGATAAAAGGAAAACGGATTGACGGTCGGGGTTTTGACGAGTATCGTAAGATAAGTGTGCAGACAGGAGTTGTGACATCCGCAGAAGGGTCTGCTCTGGTACACCTTGGGAATACCCAAGTGTTGGCCGCTGTTAAGTTCGATCTGGCCGAACCGTTTCCTGATAGACCGAATGAGGGGATAATGTCAACCTCTGCAGAACTGTTGCCGTTGGCTTCGCCGACGTTCGAGCCGGGGCCGCCCGATGAAAACGCTATAGAACTCGCCAGGGTCGTTGACAGAGGGATACGCGCCTCTGAAATATTTGACCTCAAAAAATTTTATATCGAAGAAGGTAAAGTGTTGGGTATGTTCATAGATATATACGTGCTTGATTACGACGGAAACCTTGTGGATGCGTCAGGATTGGCTGCTATGGCAGCGTTACGTGATGCTAAGGTTCCTGTGTATGAGGATGGAGCGCTGATTCGTGACCCGGATAAGATGAAACCTCTGGAACTGTCCGGTGATGTTACGTATGTGACGTTTGCCAGGGTCGGTGATACTATCATCGTTGATCCGAACGGCGAGGAAGAGTTGGGTGCAAACGGAAGGATAACCTTCGGCATTCTGAACGGTGATCATGTGGTCGCTGTTCAGAAGTCTGGGAACGCAAGGTTCGCTATCGGGGAAATAGACGAACTCATCGACCGGGCAATGAACCATAGCAAACATCTGACGGAAAGTATTAAAAATAGAAAAATAGAATAA
- the rpl37ae gene encoding 50S ribosomal protein L37ae (structural models have indicated that the folded zinc-finger motif interacts mainly with domain III of 23S rRNA, whereas the amino-terminal region of L37 interacts primarily with domain II) — protein MVHPNVRGGRKIRKLLNKAKESKKTVYKCPVCKKRSVVNVSFSVWECRSCGATFAGGAYTFTTAPGEEIRRKTSLAVQNKG, from the coding sequence ATGGTTCATCCGAATGTGAGAGGAGGTAGAAAGATCAGGAAATTACTCAACAAGGCTAAAGAGTCAAAGAAGACAGTGTATAAATGTCCTGTGTGTAAGAAACGGTCAGTGGTTAATGTGTCGTTCTCGGTATGGGAATGCAGGTCGTGCGGTGCTACGTTCGCAGGAGGTGCTTATACGTTCACAACCGCACCGGGCGAAGAGATCCGAAGGAAGACGTCGCTCGCTGTTCAAAATAAAGGCTGA
- a CDS encoding DNA-directed RNA polymerase subunit P, protein MYVCGKCGRTIKSLDEHFVRCPYCGHRIIYKVRAPVAREISTD, encoded by the coding sequence ATGTATGTGTGCGGGAAATGTGGTAGAACGATAAAATCTCTGGATGAACATTTTGTCAGATGCCCTTACTGCGGTCACAGAATTATCTATAAAGTCCGTGCACCCGTAGCCCGTGAGATATCAACCGATTAA
- a CDS encoding prefoldin subunit encodes MTESEREQQIKLLEAQVQQLDYQIKELEIAAEEVKKAEGNVYKNVGTFLVEMSKDEALKDIEERKKGLIARKDVALKHINRLKKNEEGTE; translated from the coding sequence ATGACCGAATCAGAACGCGAACAACAGATTAAGTTGTTGGAGGCGCAGGTTCAGCAACTGGATTATCAGATCAAAGAGTTAGAGATTGCTGCAGAAGAGGTCAAGAAAGCCGAAGGTAACGTCTACAAAAATGTGGGCACTTTTCTTGTAGAGATGAGTAAGGATGAAGCCCTTAAAGATATTGAGGAACGTAAGAAAGGATTAATAGCCCGTAAAGATGTTGCTCTAAAACATATCAACAGATTGAAGAAAAACGAAGAAGGAACAGAATAG